Part of the Clostridia bacterium genome is shown below.
AGCATCTCGAAAACGTCCCTCGCGGAATGCCCGACGGCGAGTATCACGCGGTCGGTTTCAAAGTATTCTTCGCGGCCGGAGACGAGGCACTTCGCGCCTTTCACCGCGCCGCCGGAAATATCGAGGTCGGTCAGCTTCGCGGAGAAGATCACCTCGCCGCCCATTTCGATTATGCGGCGGCGGATGGAGGCGACCATCGCGGGCAGGCGGTCGGTGCCGACGTGCGGCTTCGCCTCGTAGGCGATCTCGGCGGGAGCGCCGTTTTCGACGAATATTTCAAGCACCTTGCCGATACGTTCGTTTTTAATGCCCGTGGTCAGCTTGCCGTCCGAAAACGCGCCCGCTCCGCCTTCGCCGAACTGCACGTTGCACTCCGTATCCAGCTCTCCGGAGGAGAAGAAGGTCTCCGCCTTCTTCGCGCGCTCCCCGACGGGCAGGCCGCGCTCGATAAGTATCGGGCGCGCCCCCGCGTGAGCGAGCGTATACGCCGCCATGAGTCCGGCGGGGCCGGCTCCGACGACGAGCGGACGGCGCGAAAGGCGGCTTTCCGTCGGCAGCTCGTAACGCGGGCGCTCGTAAAGCTCCGCGTTTTTCAGCTTTTTCGCAAGCGTGACCGCCGCGGAGTAAACCACGCGTATATCCTCTTTTTTGCGCGCGTCGACTGAACGGCGCACGGTCTCGACTCCGGCGATCTCGCTTTCGCTCACACCGAGCCGCGACGCCGACGCCGCTCTCAGTTCCTTATCTCCGCTGCCCGGGAGCAGCTTGATTTCTCTCAATATATAAGTGTTCATAGCCGTTTCAGCGCGGACGCGGCGCTTTCGCCGGCGCGGATGCCGCTGCACCACGCCCAGTGGAGATTGTAGCCGCCGCAGATCCCGTCGACGTCGAGAAGCTCGCCCGCGATATAAACGCCCGGCGCGCGCACGGACTGCAGATCGCGCCCGACTTCGGACGCGGGAACTCCGCCCGCGGTCACCTGCGCGTTCGCGAACGGCATCACGCCTTCGACTGTGAAGCGCAGCGACTTCGCGGATTCCGCGAGCGCGGCGAAGCCGCTTCCCTGCGCGTTCGCGGCGGCGTACTCCGCGAGGCGGCGGTTGAAGACGCCGCAGAGCAGCTCCGCAGCGGGCAATCCCCTGCCGCCGTCAAGCTCCGCGAGCACCTGAGCCGCAAGCTCAGGAGTATAGTCCGGCAGCAGGTCGACCTTCGCTTCGTCGCCCTTTTGCGCGAAGCGCGA
Proteins encoded:
- a CDS encoding NAD(P)/FAD-dependent oxidoreductase, whose amino-acid sequence is MTGRDGDFSVRSDGDKTIKAKKIIFAAGGKAAPSSGSDGSGFALLGTLGIKSTETRPALTGLKCGGTARFKGIRAKARVTLLRGGEEISSAAGEVQFGDAGLSGICVFDVSRFAQKGDEAKVDLLPDYTPELAAQVLAELDGGRGLPAAELLCGVFNRRLAEYAAANAQGSGFAALAESAKSLRFTVEGVMPFANAQVTAGGVPASEVGRDLQSVRAPGVYIAGELLDVDGICGGYNLHWAWCSGIRAGESAASALKRL
- a CDS encoding FAD-binding protein, which codes for MNTYILREIKLLPGSGDKELRAASASRLGVSESEIAGVETVRRSVDARKKEDIRVVYSAAVTLAKKLKNAELYERPRYELPTESRLSRRPLVVGAGPAGLMAAYTLAHAGARPILIERGLPVGERAKKAETFFSSGELDTECNVQFGEGGAGAFSDGKLTTGIKNERIGKVLEIFVENGAPAEIAYEAKPHVGTDRLPAMVASIRRRIIEMGGEVIFSAKLTDLDISGGAVKGAKCLVSGREEYFETDRVILAVGHSARDVFEMLFARGVAMKAKPFSVGVRAEHLQSEINKAMYGAQWDNPYLGAADYKLAAHLPDGRGVYTFCMCPGGSVVAAASEEGGVVTNGMSAYARDGANANSALLVGVDERDCGEGALAGVRFQRELERRAFAAGGGGYRAPAFRMDELLSGAAFGGFGSVAPTYRPGVSHCPPEEFLPRFVYASIAEGVKRFAAKIKGFDCPDAVLTGTETRSSSPVRVLRGENMQSLNVAGLYPCGEGAGYAGGIMSSAVDGIAVAERVLEG